CGCCTGCTTTGGTAATAGCGTTAAATAAAGTTGATTTTCCAACATTTGGTAAACCAACAATACCTGCTGTTAAAGCCATGTTTTTATTCTCCGTTCAAAATTTTCAATCATTGTTATTATATCAAAAAATAAATGTAAAAGCTTATTATCTAACAAGCTTTTTCCAAATACTTTATTTAAAAAATAGCCATAAAGCCCAAATTATAGGAATAAGAACCCACCAATATTCTGATATTAAGTCTATAAAAATGGCCATGCCATCTCTTTTTTCATAATGACCAGTTTCTGGATTTATCACGTATTCTCTACTTTTCAATAAATGAAGGTTATCTTCATCTTCTTGATATTTGATCTTGATACTTTTTTTAAGCACTAGCTCATCTAATGAAACCTCTAAAATTTCTGCTAATTTTATCAAATTATCCAAATCAAGGGTGGCATCACCATTTTCCCACTTTGAGATAGCTTGTCTTGAAATATACAGTTTTTGGGCCAATGCCTCTTGAGAAAGATCCTTTTGGATTCTTAATTGTTTTAATTGATTTGAGAATATTGTCATCATTTTTTCCTACCTTCTTTTGATACATTTAATGTAGTCAAATTTTTAAAAATTGGCTAGCAATTTTTAGCGCAACCTACTGTTGCGTTGACCAATCATCGATGGTTTTTAGGACATTATTCTGGTTGCGACAGTACTTTTTTTAACTTTCTTTCAAAATCATGACGACTAAGCATGACAATATGTCGACAATTACAACACTGTATTTTAATATCTGCACCTACACGAAGTATCTTCCATTTATTAGCTTTCTTACCAGTACTTTTTATAATACAAGCATGAGGTTTTTTCATTTCAACTAAACTACCTACTTGATACATTCTTTCTCCTTTACCGATATAACTGTCTTATTTCTTGTTTTAAATGAAATTTTGTTTTAGTTACTATTTCTCCATCTATTTGGACTCTTGTTTTTTCTGGAAAAGTAATTTCAATATCTTGATAACTATCATGAATAATAGTTGTTGTTTCCTTTTGTTTTTTAAAAACTAAAGCTAGGAGATTTTTAATTTTTGTCATTAAACCTGAATTATAAAATAACACAACATCCAACTGTGGCTTCTTAACACTTGCTTCTGGCCAAATACTAATACCGCCACCAAAATATTGATTATTAGCAATTGAACAAAAAAATAAATGATCAAACTGTTTCTTTTCTTTTTGATTTTTAGTGATGATAACTGAAGTTGTTGGGGCAAAAAAGATACCAAGAATCCCAAATAATAAATAAATCAATTTTCCTATATGAAGATGGTTAAACAGTCTTTTTAATTTTGAAATAGATGATTGATAAATCACCCATGAAGCAAACCCAGTATCTAAACTATTTATTAAAAGCCCCGTTTCATGTCTATAAACATAGATGGTTTCTACTCTTTTTTGCTTGATAGCCTCTAAAATGGTATCTAAATCGGACATTTGTAAAGAATGTGCAAAATCATTTCCTGAACCAACAGCATAATAGGCTATTGGTAAGTTTTTTGGAAAATAAAATGCCACTTTAGCTAATGTTCCATCACCTCCAATGATTAATAACTGATCATTTTTTTCTTGGAAATGTTCTAATATTAATGATACCTGATTTTTTTCATCATCTATGCATTCAGTATAGTATGCTTTAACTTCAAATTCAGGATATTCTTTTTCTATTCTAGAGACAACATCTGCTGCCTTATGATTACCAGCATTTGGATTTGCAATAATATATAGTGCCATAATAAAAAATATTATAGCAAAAATAAAAGAGAATTGCTCAATCATTAGAATAAAAAACTACCTGTCATTAACAGGTAGTTCATTCATTTAATAGCTCTTTACGATTCCTAAAAGAATAGCTCCTGCAACAAAGCAAATTATTCCCAAAATTACCCACTTCATTTCTTTCTTTGTCTTTATTTCACCTAAGAAAAGAATACCACCAATAATTGAAATGATAACACCTAATTGTGAAAAACTAAAAGCAATGGCTAAACCAGCTTTTGCAGCAGCAAGCAACATAAAGACATTCCCAATCCCCCACATGAGACCAGTAAGCATATTTTTGACAACTACTGCTTCAAAATTGATATTAAATTTCATGAAACACATGGCACCAAAGCACATTCCCACAGCCATTGGAAAAATAACAGCCATAACATCAAACTTCATGATATTATTAAATAATATAGCATAAGATACATAACCAAGTGTTGAATAACTTATTGCACGAAACCCTTTTGGTAAGTCTAATGTACGCCTTTGATTAAGCATGTCATCAGAATCTTGTTTACTTGAAAAGTAAAAACCAATGATAAGCAATGCAATTGCAATAAAGCCTAATACAAATTGGATTGATTTTGTCCATTCATGAAAGATAAGAACACCTACTAGACTCCCTAAAACCAATTGTGAACCACTAGACAGAGGATTTGCCACAGAAACTCCCATATATTTCATAGATTTAAACTGTCCAGATTGTCCAACTGACCATAAAATACCACCTAAAATACCAAATAACCAAACTTTCCAAGATAAAGTTGGTTGAACGACTAGCCAAACACAAAATGCAAAGAGTAAAGCACCCATTGTCATTCCAAAGGTCTGCTGCTCTGGTCTACCTCCAATTTTATTACTAACAAAACCTATTGAACCCCAAGCAAACATTGGAATTAACGCTAATAAAATACCTTCCACTTTCTCTCCTTTATCAAATCTTATTAGAATAAATTATTGTTTGTGTTAGAAACACACAAAGGTCAATTATACCTAAAAGCTTTGGAAAGTTCAAGCTGATCTTAAATAAAAAAAGAAGATATTAATCTCTTCTTTTTTTAATGTGCTGAATAATTTGGTGCTTCATTTGTAATTTGAACATCATGAGGATGACTTTCAATCAAACCAGCTCCTGACATTTCAATGAATTGTGCTTTTTCATGTAGTTCGTTTATTGTTCCTGCACCAACATAACCCATACCTGAACGAATTCCACCTAGCATTTGGAAGACAATATCTGCTGCAGCTCCTTTATAAGCGACACGACCTTCAATTCCTTCTGGAACAAGTTTATTTGCTTCATTAACAGACCCTTGGAAGTAACGATCACTAGACCCTTTTTTCATGGCTGCAATAGAACCCATACCACGATAAGTTTTAAATTTACGTCCTTGGAAAATTTCTGTTTCTCCTGGTGCTTCATCAGTACCAGCAAACATTGAACCAAGCATGACGGCATTTCCACCAGCAGCTAAAGCCTTGACAATATCACCTGAATATTTAATACCACCATCAGCGATAATTGTTTTTCCATATTCACGCGCAACTGCAGCGGCATCATAAATAGCTGTAATTTGAGGAACACCAACACCTGCAACGACACGCGTTGTACAGATTGATCCAGGTCCAATACCAACTTTAACAATATCAACTCCAGCATCGTACAAAGCACGTGCTCCTTCAGCAGTTGCAATATTTCCTGCAATCAAAGTACGATTTGGAAAATGATTTCGGATTTCAGCAATTTTACGAAGCACACCTGCTGAATGACCATGTGCTGTGTCAATAACGATAGCATCTGCACCAGCTTCAAATAGAGCTTCTGCACGTTCGAAAGTATCAGAAGTTACACCAACTGCTGCTGCTACTAATAAGCGACCAAATTCATCTTTTGCAGCATTTGGAAATTCAATGACTTTCTCGATATCTTTTATTGTAATTAAACCTGAAAGACGTCCACTTTCATCTACAACAGGTAATTTTTCAATTCGGTGCTCATGAAGGATACGTTCTGCTGTGACTAAGTCAGTTCCAACTGGTGCTGTGACTAATTTTTTACTTGTCATATGTTCTGAAATTGGAGCATTATAATCAGAGATAAAACGCATATCACGGTTTGTAATAATCCCAACTAATTTGCGGTTGGCAAGTGTCTCAACGATTGGGACACCACTAATGCGATAGCGTTGCATTAATTCTTCAGCTTCAGAGACTTTATGTTCAGGTGTAAGGAAAAATGGATCAATGATAACCCCGTTTTCAGATCGTTTTACCTTACGAACTTCTTCAGCTTGGTCTTCAATTGACATGTTCTTATGAACAACACCTAATCCACCAGCACGTGCAATAGCGATAGCCATCTTACTATCTGTTACTGTATCCATAGCTGCAGTAATAATTGGAATATTCAGTGTCAAATTTTTGGCTAGTTTCGTTTTCATGCTAACTTCATTTGGCAATACATGACTTTCAGCTGGAATCAATAAAACATCATCAAACGTAAAGCCTTTTTTCAAAAATTTAGTGTCCCAATTTGACATTGAAAATTTCCTCTTTTCTTCTATAAGAATATTAGTAATTTTTATTGATTACTATCATAACAGACGAGACTTATTTGTCAACTAAATAATCAAAAAACATAAGCTTCTAGCTTATGTTTTTCTATTTTTTTGAAAAGAAAAATGGTGGGGTGTAATGACTTAGTTTTTCAAAACAAATTTGAGCCATTTTATCATCTTGACAAATAATAAGGCAAGTATCATCGCCACAAACTGTAGCTAAAATTTCGGGTAATAAAATACTATCCAAAATAGAACCAAAAGATTGAGCCAATCCTGGAAGTGTTTTTAAGACAATTTGATTTTGTACAGGAAAAAGCATAACCAGTGCATCTTCCATATAGAATCGTAATCTTTCTTCCCAGCGTTTTTGTGAAATATTATGAATTTCATAGTAGGTCTCATGAGCATTCTCATTCACTTTGATGAGATTGAGGTCTTTCATATCTCTAGACAAAGTAGCTTGAGTTACAGAGACACCATTTTTATGCAATAACTCACGTAACTCTTGTTGAGTATGAATTTTTGTTTCTGTTACTAATGATCGAATTAATTGGTGTCGCGTTTCTTTCTTGTTCATTCTTAATTTCCTCATTCAATAAATTGATTAAAATAGTTTCTATTAAGATAGACGAGTTTTTTACCTTTAAGTTGAATAATATTTTTTTCACGTAAATTTTTAATAACATGACTTACTGTTTCACGTGTTGTTCCACTCATATTAGCAAGATCAATAGTTGTTAGAGGAAATGGTATTTCCCCATTTCCAGGATTAATTTCTAACAATAAGGTTGCCAAAGACTGGACAACTCTCATACTAGCACTTGATGTCACCATATTTCGTAGTCTAATTTCATGAATTTCAAGTAATTTTGAATATTTTTGACATAAATGTTTCATTTGTTGTAAATTTTGTTGAGAATATTCTTCATACAATGACATAGGAATCATGAAGTATTGAATATCAGTAATAGCGATAGCTGAAAAATGATAGGTTTTATCTAAAAACAAACCACCATAAGGAAAAATAGTATTCTGTCTCACATAATCAGTGTAAATGAATGAGCCTGATAAATCAGATTGTTCTATCTTGACATGACCAGACTGAATTAAAAATAGATGTTCTCTATTATCTTCTTCAAAAAATAATGTGTGATTTTTTAGTGCTGTTCTAAATTTGATTTGGCTGACCAGTTGGTCAAACTGCTCAATAGTGAAATATTTAAAATCTCGGAGATTTCTTAAATACAAATATTGCTCTTTTGTAATCACGAAATGACCTTTCTAAGTTGTCTGTATTTGAATATTATTCAAATACTTATTTCTTTTCAATGGATAATATATAAAAAGTAGATGTCATCATCATTATATCAAAAAAAAGCTGACTTTTAAATTGAATTATGAAAGCGGTTGTGAAAAAATAACTTATAGCTATTATATTTAACTATTCAAAAAATAAGGAGGTCTTTATGAGTCAATTTATTGTTGATTCCTCATTTTGGAATCTATTCCCACAAGCAAAATTAGGTGTTGTTCTATTAAAAGACTATACTTTAAATGATGACTACCAACTTGAATTAACAAATTTATTAAAAGAAAGTAATGAGAAGGCTTTACAACACCTCACAGAAGAGACATTCAGTGAAAATGATGTTATTCAAATTTATCGTAAAGCTTTTCAACAATTTAAAACAAAAAAGGGAGCACGATCTAGTATTGAATCCCTATTAAAAAGAGTTTCAAATGGAAAACCTGTTTCTAACATAAATCCACTAGTAGATATTTATAATGCAGCTAGTCTTCAATTTGCACTTCCAGTAGGAGCAGAAGACAGTGATACTTTCGAAGGTGATTTACAGTTAACCATTACCGAAGGCGGAGACGATTTTTTCCTCATTGGCGAAGATGATAATAAGCCAACCTTACCAGGTGAACTTTGTTATCGAGACGACAATGGAGCAGTATGCCGCTGTCTCAATTGGCGTGATGGTGATCGTACAATGATTACAGAAAAAACTAAAAATGCCTTTCTCATTATTGAAGCTCTAGATCCATCTCAGTTTGAGTCACTTGAAAAAGCATTAAACTTTATCGAAGAAAAAAGTAAGCAATATCTTGGTGCAAAAACACAACAATTTATTTTGGACAAAGAACACACAACTATAACAATTTAAAAAAGAAGGTCATCCTTCTTTTTTTGATATTTTTTCACTTTTTTTGAATTAATAAATATTAATTTTCACTTCTATAACCGTTTTTTCTTTAAGAAAACAGTTACATTTTTATAAAGTTGCAAAATATAGTATAATAACGTGAAATACTTAACAGTAAAATCGTGAAATAAATCTTTTTTTCCGTATCAAAAAAGATAAAATGAAAACGTAAACAATGATAAAATTCTTGAGTAGTGAAAAATTCACTACTATTTGAAAGGAGGAGTCATAAAATGGCTCAAACAAGTCCAATTCATGTATTTTCCGAAATCGGAAAATTAAAAAAAGTCATGTTACATCGCCCAGGTAAAGAAATTGAAAATCTTATGCCTGACTATTTGGAACGTCTTCTCTTTGATGATATTCCATTCTTAGAAGATGCTCAAAAAGAACATGACGCATTCGCACAAGCACTTCGTAACGAAGGTGTT
This Streptococcus urinalis 2285-97 DNA region includes the following protein-coding sequences:
- a CDS encoding helix-turn-helix domain-containing protein, coding for MTIFSNQLKQLRIQKDLSQEALAQKLYISRQAISKWENGDATLDLDNLIKLAEILEVSLDELVLKKSIKIKYQEDEDNLHLLKSREYVINPETGHYEKRDGMAIFIDLISEYWWVLIPIIWALWLFFK
- a CDS encoding DUF951 domain-containing protein, producing the protein MYQVGSLVEMKKPHACIIKSTGKKANKWKILRVGADIKIQCCNCRHIVMLSRHDFERKLKKVLSQPE
- a CDS encoding diacylglycerol/lipid kinase family protein; this encodes MALYIIANPNAGNHKAADVVSRIEKEYPEFEVKAYYTECIDDEKNQVSLILEHFQEKNDQLLIIGGDGTLAKVAFYFPKNLPIAYYAVGSGNDFAHSLQMSDLDTILEAIKQKRVETIYVYRHETGLLINSLDTGFASWVIYQSSISKLKRLFNHLHIGKLIYLLFGILGIFFAPTTSVIITKNQKEKKQFDHLFFCSIANNQYFGGGISIWPEASVKKPQLDVVLFYNSGLMTKIKNLLALVFKKQKETTTIIHDSYQDIEITFPEKTRVQIDGEIVTKTKFHLKQEIRQLYR
- a CDS encoding GRP family sugar transporter, whose product is MEGILLALIPMFAWGSIGFVSNKIGGRPEQQTFGMTMGALLFAFCVWLVVQPTLSWKVWLFGILGGILWSVGQSGQFKSMKYMGVSVANPLSSGSQLVLGSLVGVLIFHEWTKSIQFVLGFIAIALLIIGFYFSSKQDSDDMLNQRRTLDLPKGFRAISYSTLGYVSYAILFNNIMKFDVMAVIFPMAVGMCFGAMCFMKFNINFEAVVVKNMLTGLMWGIGNVFMLLAAAKAGLAIAFSFSQLGVIISIIGGILFLGEIKTKKEMKWVILGIICFVAGAILLGIVKSY
- the guaB gene encoding IMP dehydrogenase → MSNWDTKFLKKGFTFDDVLLIPAESHVLPNEVSMKTKLAKNLTLNIPIITAAMDTVTDSKMAIAIARAGGLGVVHKNMSIEDQAEEVRKVKRSENGVIIDPFFLTPEHKVSEAEELMQRYRISGVPIVETLANRKLVGIITNRDMRFISDYNAPISEHMTSKKLVTAPVGTDLVTAERILHEHRIEKLPVVDESGRLSGLITIKDIEKVIEFPNAAKDEFGRLLVAAAVGVTSDTFERAEALFEAGADAIVIDTAHGHSAGVLRKIAEIRNHFPNRTLIAGNIATAEGARALYDAGVDIVKVGIGPGSICTTRVVAGVGVPQITAIYDAAAVAREYGKTIIADGGIKYSGDIVKALAAGGNAVMLGSMFAGTDEAPGETEIFQGRKFKTYRGMGSIAAMKKGSSDRYFQGSVNEANKLVPEGIEGRVAYKGAAADIVFQMLGGIRSGMGYVGAGTINELHEKAQFIEMSGAGLIESHPHDVQITNEAPNYSAH
- a CDS encoding arginine repressor, which translates into the protein MNKKETRHQLIRSLVTETKIHTQQELRELLHKNGVSVTQATLSRDMKDLNLIKVNENAHETYYEIHNISQKRWEERLRFYMEDALVMLFPVQNQIVLKTLPGLAQSFGSILDSILLPEILATVCGDDTCLIICQDDKMAQICFEKLSHYTPPFFFSKK
- a CDS encoding Crp/Fnr family transcriptional regulator, translating into MITKEQYLYLRNLRDFKYFTIEQFDQLVSQIKFRTALKNHTLFFEEDNREHLFLIQSGHVKIEQSDLSGSFIYTDYVRQNTIFPYGGLFLDKTYHFSAIAITDIQYFMIPMSLYEEYSQQNLQQMKHLCQKYSKLLEIHEIRLRNMVTSSASMRVVQSLATLLLEINPGNGEIPFPLTTIDLANMSGTTRETVSHVIKNLREKNIIQLKGKKLVYLNRNYFNQFIE
- a CDS encoding B3/B4 domain-containing protein, which produces MSQFIVDSSFWNLFPQAKLGVVLLKDYTLNDDYQLELTNLLKESNEKALQHLTEETFSENDVIQIYRKAFQQFKTKKGARSSIESLLKRVSNGKPVSNINPLVDIYNAASLQFALPVGAEDSDTFEGDLQLTITEGGDDFFLIGEDDNKPTLPGELCYRDDNGAVCRCLNWRDGDRTMITEKTKNAFLIIEALDPSQFESLEKALNFIEEKSKQYLGAKTQQFILDKEHTTITI